The following coding sequences are from one uncultured Desulfobacter sp. window:
- a CDS encoding tRNA pseudouridine(38-40) synthase TruA, with amino-acid sequence MTQKKLYHYLIHIQYLGFRYHGWQKQSGVKTIEGMIEKTLGFILENSEFRILGTSRTDSKVSANHSAFMFFVRDALDVEALQSQLNINLPNDIRVTGVEEKSGTFNIIRSPKIKEYLYLFACACTSHPFCAAMMHTVPEDLDIELMKQGARLFEGRHHFGSYCTKPGPQTCLERNIHVCRIEENTEFQASFFPEKSWLLRIQASGFLRYQVRLIMGQLFKLGKKNIDLNHIKQSLSGSQTLPLKEIAPGSGLILNKIIFQTD; translated from the coding sequence TTGACACAAAAAAAATTATACCACTACCTGATTCATATCCAGTATCTGGGCTTCCGGTACCATGGCTGGCAGAAGCAGTCAGGTGTAAAAACCATTGAAGGCATGATTGAAAAAACCCTTGGTTTTATCCTTGAAAACTCCGAATTCAGGATTTTGGGCACCAGCCGAACCGATTCAAAAGTATCTGCGAATCATTCAGCATTCATGTTTTTTGTCCGTGATGCACTGGACGTGGAAGCTCTGCAGTCACAATTAAATATAAACCTGCCCAATGATATTCGTGTGACAGGCGTGGAAGAAAAATCCGGTACCTTTAATATTATCCGTTCGCCCAAAATAAAAGAATATCTTTACCTCTTTGCATGTGCATGCACAAGCCATCCATTCTGTGCGGCCATGATGCACACGGTTCCGGAAGACCTTGATATTGAATTGATGAAACAGGGTGCAAGGCTCTTTGAAGGGCGGCATCATTTTGGTTCATACTGCACCAAACCTGGGCCCCAAACCTGCCTTGAACGAAACATCCATGTCTGCCGGATTGAAGAAAACACTGAATTCCAGGCCAGTTTTTTTCCGGAAAAAAGCTGGCTGCTCAGAATTCAGGCCTCTGGTTTTTTAAGATACCAGGTCCGTTTAATCATGGGGCAGTTGTTTAAACTCGGGAAAAAAAATATCGATCTAAACCACATTAAACAATCCCTTTCAGGCAGTCAGACCTTGCCGTTGAAAGAAATTGCACCCGGGTCAGGCCTGATCTTAAATAAAATAATATTTCAGACAGATTGA
- a CDS encoding alpha-amylase family glycosyl hydrolase, with translation MYEQFSHSILNEILDRLKPEIRNQDLHHFYTRLGANFYSLFLIFQRLYGERDDFKMQLLNLVETMARQYIKRPRKLKRSDLEREKNFNWFLHQKWVGMTLYADGFADNLKGVQDKLAYLQELGINLVHVMPILECPKGASDGGYAVSNFRKINDKVGTLENVKNLAKEMKQRGMLLTLDVVVNHVSDEHEWAQNARSGAPRYQEYFYCFANREIPDMFEQTLPEIFPDSSPGNFTWDDTMQKWVMTVFNSYQWDLNYSNPAVFIEMLDVLLFWVNQGVDVLRLDAVAFLWKKIGSTSQNEYEAHKLLQLFKDCCQITAPGVVFIAEAIVAPVEIVKYFGEDAINAKECEIAYNATLMALLWDAVATKNANLLSQGLKNLPDKLERATWLNYIRCHDDIGLGFTDDDIVQAGYEPRSHRDFIINYFAGEFENSSARGLLFAHNKKTNDARISGTLTSLIGLEKALEENDQEKIDLIIQHILLLHSIIFSFGGIPLIYYGDELGTINDYSYVEDISKANDSRWAHRPRIDWEQALRRNQPGTVEYKIFNALKKMIAVRKEISEFSDFNNRKMLEIGNPQLLAYIRFNITTRKSVLVVGNFDAHPQYLNLSDLETQGFRMGEHIRDLYSGNSPTLFKDQLVLPPYRFYWLSSN, from the coding sequence ATGTACGAACAATTCTCACATTCTATACTAAACGAAATTTTGGACAGGCTTAAACCGGAAATCAGAAACCAGGATCTGCACCACTTCTATACCCGCCTTGGTGCCAATTTTTACAGCCTTTTCCTCATTTTTCAAAGATTATATGGCGAACGGGATGATTTTAAAATGCAATTGCTCAATCTCGTCGAAACCATGGCACGGCAGTATATAAAAAGGCCCAGGAAGCTGAAAAGAAGTGACCTGGAACGGGAAAAAAATTTCAACTGGTTTCTTCACCAGAAATGGGTGGGGATGACACTATATGCAGACGGATTCGCCGACAACCTGAAAGGGGTCCAGGACAAACTTGCCTACCTGCAGGAATTGGGAATTAACCTGGTACATGTCATGCCTATTCTCGAATGCCCCAAAGGGGCCAGTGACGGCGGATATGCCGTGAGTAATTTCAGAAAGATCAACGACAAGGTGGGAACCCTGGAAAATGTAAAAAATCTGGCCAAAGAGATGAAACAAAGGGGCATGCTGCTCACCCTGGATGTGGTGGTAAACCACGTATCCGACGAGCACGAATGGGCGCAAAACGCCCGCTCGGGCGCCCCTCGCTACCAGGAGTACTTTTATTGTTTTGCAAACCGGGAAATTCCCGACATGTTTGAACAGACCCTGCCCGAAATATTTCCGGACAGCTCCCCGGGCAATTTTACCTGGGACGACACCATGCAAAAATGGGTCATGACGGTTTTTAACAGCTATCAATGGGATCTGAATTACAGCAACCCGGCGGTGTTTATCGAAATGCTGGATGTGCTGCTGTTCTGGGTAAACCAGGGGGTGGATGTATTGCGGCTGGATGCGGTTGCCTTCCTGTGGAAAAAAATCGGCAGTACCAGTCAAAATGAATATGAAGCCCATAAGTTACTGCAATTGTTTAAAGACTGCTGCCAGATCACTGCGCCCGGGGTTGTATTTATTGCCGAGGCGATCGTGGCCCCGGTGGAGATCGTCAAGTACTTTGGTGAAGACGCCATCAATGCAAAAGAGTGTGAAATTGCATATAACGCCACCTTAATGGCATTATTATGGGATGCCGTGGCCACCAAAAACGCCAACCTGTTATCCCAGGGGCTCAAGAACCTGCCGGATAAACTGGAAAGGGCCACCTGGCTCAATTACATAAGATGTCACGATGATATCGGCCTGGGGTTTACAGACGATGATATTGTCCAGGCCGGATACGAACCCCGATCCCACCGGGATTTTATCATCAACTACTTTGCCGGCGAATTTGAAAATTCTTCCGCCCGGGGCCTGTTGTTTGCCCACAATAAAAAGACCAATGACGCCCGGATTTCGGGCACATTGACCTCTTTAATCGGGCTGGAAAAAGCGTTAGAGGAGAATGACCAGGAAAAAATTGATCTCATTATCCAGCACATTCTTTTGCTGCACAGCATTATTTTCTCCTTCGGCGGAATCCCGCTGATCTATTACGGCGACGAACTTGGGACCATCAATGACTATTCCTATGTTGAAGACATCAGTAAAGCCAATGACAGCCGATGGGCCCACCGGCCTCGAATCGACTGGGAACAGGCCCTGCGCCGCAACCAACCGGGAACGGTGGAATATAAAATATTTAACGCACTGAAAAAAATGATCGCCGTTCGCAAAGAGATTTCGGAATTTTCAGATTTCAACAACCGCAAAATGTTGGAAATCGGTAATCCCCAGTTGCTGGCCTACATCCGTTTTAACATCACAACCAGAAAGAGTGTTCTGGTTGTGGGAAACTTTGACGCACATCCCCAATATCTAAACCTCTCCGACCTCGAAACCCAGGGGTTCAGGATGGGTGAACACATAAGAGACCTTTACTCCGGAAATTCCCCAACCCTGTTTAAAGACCAGCTTGTACTTCCCCCATATCGGTTTTACTGGTTGAGCAGCAATTGA
- the purU gene encoding formyltetrahydrofolate deformylase — protein sequence MYILCLNCDDRPGIVAAVANALCDSNCNIEESSQFDDPYSNQFFMRVMFSAITDGAQEKFRTMFGAVAKGFGMNWHMREMDEPVKTLVLVSKDDHCLNDIIYRWRTKHLNIEIVGVVSNHEVNRELSEQFGLKFYHVPTQKVDKKTVDEQHFKIIEETDTELIVLARYMQILSENMCQRYAGRVINIHHSFLPGFKGAKPYHQAYERGVKLIGATAHFATRDLDEGPIIDQDVMRIDHRHCPKKLQILGQETEARVLARAIEMYTERRIFLHGNRTVIL from the coding sequence TTGTACATACTTTGCCTGAATTGTGATGACCGTCCGGGAATAGTTGCCGCGGTTGCCAATGCGTTGTGTGATTCAAACTGTAATATTGAAGAGTCGTCACAATTTGACGACCCATATTCCAACCAGTTTTTCATGCGCGTTATGTTTTCTGCCATAACAGACGGCGCACAGGAAAAATTTAGAACCATGTTTGGGGCTGTGGCCAAGGGGTTCGGCATGAACTGGCATATGAGAGAGATGGATGAACCGGTTAAAACCCTTGTTCTGGTGTCCAAAGATGATCATTGCCTGAACGATATTATCTATCGCTGGCGGACCAAGCATCTTAACATAGAAATCGTTGGGGTGGTCTCAAATCATGAAGTAAACCGTGAGCTTTCCGAGCAATTCGGGCTTAAGTTTTATCATGTGCCCACCCAGAAGGTCGATAAAAAGACGGTGGATGAGCAGCATTTCAAAATTATTGAAGAAACGGATACAGAACTTATCGTCCTTGCACGCTACATGCAGATCCTTTCTGAAAATATGTGCCAAAGATATGCCGGGCGTGTGATCAATATCCACCACTCATTTCTGCCGGGCTTTAAAGGCGCAAAGCCCTATCATCAGGCGTATGAGCGTGGTGTAAAACTGATCGGGGCCACCGCGCATTTTGCGACAAGGGATCTTGATGAAGGCCCGATTATAGACCAGGACGTCATGCGTATCGATCACCGCCATTGCCCGAAAAAGTTGCAGATTCTGGGACAGGAGACAGAGGCCAGAGTGCTGGCCCGGGCCATTGAAATGTACACCGAAAGACGGATCTTCCTGCACGGGAACAGGACGGTTATTTTGTAA
- a CDS encoding antibiotic biosynthesis monooxygenase, producing MIAIFYKFCVDEKFVDQTISQARKVQKHITDNVDACIKYQCSRDLDDKTIMYIFCIWESQEKHEEYLKSEFIQKEVFDKFIEYNAAIVSAEQMTISNLTEGV from the coding sequence ATGATTGCAATTTTCTATAAATTTTGCGTAGACGAAAAGTTTGTGGATCAGACCATCTCCCAGGCGCGCAAAGTGCAAAAACATATTACGGATAATGTGGATGCATGTATAAAATATCAGTGCAGCCGGGATTTGGACGATAAAACCATTATGTATATTTTTTGTATCTGGGAAAGTCAGGAAAAACACGAAGAATATCTCAAGTCAGAGTTTATACAAAAAGAGGTTTTTGATAAATTTATAGAATACAACGCTGCCATTGTATCGGCAGAACAGATGACTATTTCAAATTTAACCGAGGGTGTTTGA
- a CDS encoding DUF6122 family protein, translating into MLYALQQIIHYSLHLAFPGVIAWIFYRKEWKKAWGIMLATMLVDLDHLLADPIFDPARCSIGTHPLHSYYAILVYLLLFFFAWTKTIKIVSIGLLFHMFTDYQDCLWMRLRV; encoded by the coding sequence ATGCTGTATGCATTACAACAAATAATCCACTACAGCCTGCATCTGGCTTTTCCGGGCGTAATTGCCTGGATATTTTATCGAAAAGAGTGGAAAAAGGCGTGGGGAATCATGCTTGCCACGATGCTGGTGGATTTGGACCATTTACTTGCGGATCCGATATTCGATCCGGCAAGATGCAGCATCGGAACCCATCCATTACATTCTTACTACGCGATCCTGGTTTATCTTCTGCTCTTTTTCTTTGCCTGGACCAAAACGATTAAAATCGTGTCCATTGGATTGCTTTTTCATATGTTCACGGATTATCAAGACTGTTTGTGGATGCGCTTAAGGGTTTAG